A single genomic interval of Penicillium psychrofluorescens genome assembly, chromosome: 2 harbors:
- a CDS encoding uncharacterized protein (ID:PFLUO_002585-T1.cds;~source:funannotate), whose amino-acid sequence MTLKYLITGATGGLGAGVLSYLVANVPSSEYAAASSQETNRKQFEDRGIAFRVVNYDHPQSMETSFQDVENLFFVSTNTFDVEKRRKQHQSFVNAAKKAGVKHVWYTSLAFGGLRSDSKADVQQAHLMTEQMLRDSGVTFTSIREGVYTEAFPVFLGWYPSTSTVYLPSDGPVAFTLRSELGEASARLMIQGGHEKEIVLLTAQETITFTQIVDVINETTGRQVQVKIVPPQEFVRLTAVKDEGGKPAAFFEKLVSWYEAISQGDTGTIHPLIADVLGRQPVPPSEAIRALLKDNRDYEWHQNYINRG is encoded by the exons ATGACACTCAAGTACCTCATCACTGGCGCCACCGGCGGACTGGGCGCAGGAGTACTCTCGTACTTGGTAGCCAATGTCCCATCCTCAGAATACGCCGCAGCATCCTCTCAGGAAACAAATCGCAAGCAATTCGAAGACCGCGGTATTGCCTTCCGGGTAGTCAACTACGATCACCCACAGAGCATGGAGACGTCCTTCCAGGACGTGGAGAACCTCTTTTTCGTCAGCACAAATACCTTTGATGTCGAGAAACGGCGCAAGCAGCACCAGAGCTTCGTCAAtgcggcgaagaaggctggtGTGAAACAC GTGTGGTATACATCTCTCGCGTTTGGCGGCCTCCGCTCAGACTCCAAAGCCGACGTGCAGCAGGCGCATCTGATGACGGAGCAGATGCTGAGAGA TTCCGGCGTTACCTTCACCTCCATCCGGGAGGGTGTATACACCGAAGCCTTCCCCGTCTTCCTGGGCTGGTATCCCAGCACATCAACCGTGTACCTCCCCTCGGACGGGCCCGTCGCATTCACCCTGCGGTCGGAACTTGGCGAAGCCAGCGCTCGCCTGATGATCCAGGGCGGTCATGAAAAGGAGATTGTGCTTCTGACGGCGCAAGAAACCATCACCTTCACCCAGATCGTGGACGTGATCAATGAGACCACGGGCCGACAGGTTCAAGTGAAGATTGTTCCACCGCAGGAGTTTGTCCGGCTGACGGCGGTCAAAGATGAGGGTGGAAAACCAGCGGCGTTCTTTGAGAAATTGGTATCGTGGTACGAGGCCATTTCCCAGGGTGATACAGGCACCATCCATCCGCTCATAGCGGATGTGCTGGGCCGGCAGCCAGTGCCGCCGAGCGAGGCTATTCGGGCACTATTGAAGGACAACCGGGATTATGAGTGGCATCAGAACTATATCAACCGGGGGTGA
- a CDS encoding uncharacterized protein (ID:PFLUO_002586-T1.cds;~source:funannotate) has translation MASLRTTSRLFAASRPMFRPAALARTYATVDASTVDPNASKQPAMKTFKIYRWNPDKPSEKPQMQSYDLDLNKTGPMMLDALIRIKNELDPTLTFRRSCREGICGSCAMNIDGVNTLACLCRIPTETTQESRIYPLPHTYVVKDLVPDLTHFYKQYKSIKPYLQNDTPTPDGLENRQSPEERRKLDGLYECILCACCSTSCPSYWWNSEEYLGPAILLQSYRWLADSRDEKTAERKQALDNSMSVYRCHTILNCTRTCPKGLNPGHAIAEVKKMLASH, from the exons ATGGCCTCCCTTCGCACCACCTCCCGCCTCTTCGCGGCTTCGCGGCCGATGTTCCGCCCCGCGGCCCTGGCTCGTACCTATGCCACCGTCGATGCCAGCACCGTGGACCCCAATGCCTCCAAGCAACCCGCGATGAAGACCTTTAAGATCTACCGCTGGAACCCCGACAAGCCGTCCGAGAAGCCGCAGATGCAGAGCTACGATCTGGACCTGAACAAGACCGGCCCCATGATGCTCGATGCGCTCATCCGGATAAAGAACGAGCTCGATCCTACCCTCACCTTCCGGAGGAGTTGCCGTGAAGGCATTTGCGGCAGCTGCGCCATGAACATCGACGGCGTCAACACTCTGGCCTGCTTGT GCCGCATCCCCACCGAGACCACACAGGAGTCGCGCATCTACCCGTTGCCTCACACCTACGTGGTCAAGGACCTGGTCCCCGATCTTACCCACTTCTACAAGCAATACAAGTCGATCAAACCATATCTGCAGAATGATACCCCCACCCCGGAT ggtctggagaacCGCCAAAGTCCCGAGGAGCGCCGCAAGCTCGACGGTCTGTACGAGTGCATCCTGTGCGCCTGCTGCTCGACATCCTGCCCGTCCTACTGGTGGAACAGCGAGGAGTACCTGGGCCCCGCCATCCTGCTCCAGTCGTACCGCTGGCTGGCCGATTCGCGTGAcgagaagaccgccgagCGCAAGCAGGCCCTCGACAACAGCATGAGCGTGTACCGCTGCCACACCATCCTGAACTGCACACGGACCTGCCCCAAGGGCCTGAACCCCGGTCACGCCATTGCTGAGGTCAAGAAGATGCTGGCCTCGCACTAG
- a CDS encoding uncharacterized protein (ID:PFLUO_002587-T1.cds;~source:funannotate) encodes MNSAVLCIVLVIALLLYLLVRSIAYRLIAHPLANFPGPKLAAATFLYEFYYDVLKGGMYLWEIERMHETYGPIVRINPRELHIKDPYFYEDIHAGGSHKRAKDPKYAMAYGSPNSLVQTIHHDHHRLRRSFLNNYFSRRSVASLTPYIHDKVDQLIHRFEKAFNNDTVLHLQLDFAALTADVITHYSYGWSYGYLENESSARSNDLVDAVNGVMLMFHVNRFMPFLITVFRAAPPALLRWLQPNMADLFDLKARLRQQAMDTIQKKMVEKLDVDAGGGSTIFDSLISSDVPAQERTLDRLEDESALLLAAGTETTARAITVAMFHLMSRPELMRTLREELKTVLSTPTSKASWADLEKLPYLTGVVNEGLRLAHGMTARLARISPTDPLFYKDWVIPAGTPVSQSNYFVHMDSTLFPEPDTFDPKRWVRAAEKGEYLSRFIVAFTKGSRQCLGINLAYAEIYLALAHIVRRFDFAPYDTTVANISVWRELGIGYPKEGRFGVRATVSAIVEE; translated from the exons ATGAACTCCGCCGTGCTGTGCATAGTTCTGGTGATAGCCCTGCTGCTGTACCTGCTCGTACGCTCCATTGCCTATCGCCTGATTGCACACCCGCTGGCCAACTTCCCCGGTCCCAAACTTGCTGCAGCAACCTTTCTGTATGAATTCTACTACGACGTCCTGAAGGGGGGAATGTATCTTTGGGAAATCGAGCGTATGCATGAGACCTACG GTCCCATTGTACGCATCAATCCCCGAGAACTGCACATCAAAGACCCATACTTCTACGAGgacatccacgccggcggTTCTCATAAACGAGCCAAAGACCCCAAGTACGCCATGGCCTACGGCTCCCCGAACTCGCTCGTTCAGACtatccaccacgaccaccatCGGCTGCGCCGCAGCTTCCTGAACAACTACTTCTCGCGCCGCTCGGTTGCAAGTCTGACGCCGTACATCCACGACAAAGTCGACCAGCTTATCCACCGCTTTGAAAAGGCTTTTAACAACGACACCGTGCTGCACCTCCAGCTGGATTTCGCGGCTCTGACTGCCGACGTGATCACGCACTACTCCTACGGCTGGAGCTACGGATACCTGGAGAATGAGAGTAGTGCCCGCAGCAACGATCTCGTTGATGCGGTCAACGGCGTCATGTTGATGTTTCATGTTAATCGCTTCATGCCGTTCCTGATCACGGTTTTCCGTGCGGCGCCGCCGGCCCTGCTGCGCTGGTTGCAGCCGAACATGGCTGATTTGTTTGATTTGAAAGCGAGACTGCGTCAGCAGGCAATGGATACAATCCAGAAAaagatggtggagaagctggatgttgatgctggaggtggcAGTACCATATTTGACTCGCTGATTAGTTCGGATGTCCCCGCGCAGGAGAGAACGCTGGACCGGTTGGAGGATGAATCTGCTTTGCTTTTGGCTGCTGGTACGGAGACCACGGCTAGAGCTATCACGGTTGCCATGTTTCATCTGATGAGTCGTCCGGAGCTCATGCGTACGCTGcgcgaggagctgaagaCAGTGCTGTCGACGCCTACCTCCAAGGCCTCGTGGGCTGATCTGGAGAAACTGCCGTACCTG ACTGGAGTTGTGAACGAAGGCCTGCGTCTGGCACACGGCATGACCGCTCGTCTGGCGCGCATTTCGCCGACCGACCCTCTCTTCTACAAGGACTGGGTCATACCTGCAGGT ACACCCGTCAGCCAGTCCAATTACTTCGTACACATGGACTCGACCCTATTCCCTGAGCCGGACACATTTGATCCCAAGCGCTGGGTTCGCGCAGCAGAGAAAGGTGAGTATCTGAGTCGATTTATTGTCGCGTTCACCAAAGGCAGTCGGCAGTGTCTCGGAATCAA TCTCGCCTACGCGGAAATCTACCTCGCTCTAGCGCACATCGTGCGCAGATTCGACTTTGCGCCGTATGACACGACCGTTGCGAATATTAGTGTTTGGCGTGAACTGGGGATTGGATACCCGAAGGAGGGTCGCTTTGGGGTTCGGGCGACTGTGTCGGCGATTGTAGAGGAGTGA